A single window of Collinsella aerofaciens DNA harbors:
- a CDS encoding DUF6036 family nucleotidyltransferase — protein sequence MYKQDLEQTLLGIDEEAELEIGPRDDRPNVVLVGGSAFMLNDVTNRSVTHDIDVFEADRCLREIIARYPEVNGMAVAYCNQMPFNYEDRLIPLDIGARFIRYFTPSLEDLAVMKLYAYRPNDIIDLHSQAFVDRLDWGLLERLIFDEGEALASSPSERSYQEMVCAYRQYKKEVLG from the coding sequence ATGTATAAGCAGGATTTAGAACAGACTCTTTTGGGCATTGACGAAGAGGCGGAGCTGGAAATAGGTCCAAGAGACGACAGGCCGAACGTTGTATTGGTGGGAGGAAGCGCCTTCATGCTAAACGATGTGACGAATCGTTCGGTTACACATGACATTGATGTGTTTGAGGCAGATAGGTGCCTCCGCGAGATCATAGCTCGATACCCCGAGGTGAATGGTATGGCGGTGGCATATTGTAATCAGATGCCGTTCAATTACGAAGATCGTTTGATTCCCTTGGATATTGGGGCGCGCTTTATCAGGTACTTTACGCCATCCTTGGAGGACCTGGCGGTAATGAAGCTCTATGCCTACCGTCCGAACGACATCATCGATCTTCATAGTCAGGCATTCGTCGACCGACTTGATTGGGGGCTGCTCGAACGGCTTATATTCGACGAGGGAGAAGCACTGGCGTCGTCGCCTTCGGAGCGAAGCTATCAAGAGATGGTCTGTGCATACAGGCAATACAAAAAGGAGGTGCTCGGTTGA
- the mfd gene encoding transcription-repair coupling factor: MLIHRIAAQLYTAEALQTVEAGLDAGEDVTLAVSQSGRTLMAAAQFARRPRPTVYIVSGEDAADRAARSLAAYVGLAHVCRFPERKDYPWREQAPDDAVVAQRCEALGRIVRGDNCIMVASARALLRCVPPVESRYWESTTFAVGEEIPFDEVPQRLVGMGYTNAGAADAPGLFRVHGDTVEVFPAQEKAPVRIEFFGDEIDRIRRMVSSTGQTIGNEDSIEIFPCRELALTDEAVHNMHVALYRASQDDSKLAALLEMVDARIVTPELDRFLPVMYGQTVSPLAHVSGKALVVLSEPRSLFDDCLRAYEDIEARAGEAGIDRLDGLYVRAQQLDFGAQQRLNYVSLIRAGGAVTAELKIEQPAIAGSDNRFMTRIQEVVGKRYACVFAIPDRGARESMELTFGDEGITFEESLTAAPENVGAIGDRVRVAAADSADRTARQEAHASIRERKADALNARSLEAGAAQAAAGAAVPTISRGRVTFVDAALPQGVVVPDANLAVFSIADLNARMDANRARSRRKVDITQITFPFKPGDYVVHATHGIALFSEIARQEVGGKERDYFLLEYADGDKLYVPLEQVDRITRYVGPDGDKPRLTRLNTADWTRATNKARKNAKKLAFDLVDLYTRRSSITGIACPPDTPEQIEMEQSFLYDETRDQLEAIADIKADMEAPKPMDRLLCGDVGFGKTEVALRAAFKCVDSGRQVMVLCPTTILAQQHYETFFERFAPFGLEVEVLSRFRTPAQQRRALKAFAEGTIDVLIGTHRLLSADVNPKNLGLVIIDEEQRFGVQHKEQLKNLREQIDVLTLSATPIPRTMQMATSGVRDMSLITTPPTGRRPVIVHVGEYDPDVVSAAIRLEVGRGGQVYYVSNRVKTIDDAVARVHEAAPEARVGVAHGKMSPREVEDVMIEFATKKIDVLIATTIVESGIDNATANTLIIEDSQRLGLAQLYQLKGRVGRSATQAYAYFMFPGELPLTEEATARLTALSEFQDLGSGMRIAMRDLEIRGAGSLMGAEQHGNLSSVGFDLFTQMLGQAVAEARGDDDAGVEAASVGINLPADYFLSEEYLPAVDQRVLVYRKLAAAEDLESIDEVQEETEAAHGELPLAGLNLFNRARIRIRGERLGLESVTLSGGRITFLGVDVPKKVAYELKTRYGAVNFPKSRKLSVPYKAGAGAGSGLGRGLDANDGTGPVAAALMLLRQLGASDDD; encoded by the coding sequence ATGCTCATTCACCGTATAGCCGCGCAGCTCTACACTGCCGAGGCACTGCAGACCGTCGAGGCCGGACTCGATGCCGGCGAGGACGTGACGCTGGCTGTGTCGCAGTCGGGCCGCACGCTTATGGCGGCCGCCCAGTTTGCGCGCCGCCCGCGCCCGACGGTCTACATTGTAAGCGGCGAGGATGCGGCCGATCGCGCCGCGCGCAGCCTTGCCGCCTATGTGGGCCTGGCGCACGTGTGCCGCTTTCCCGAGCGTAAGGACTATCCGTGGCGCGAGCAGGCGCCCGACGACGCCGTGGTGGCGCAGCGCTGCGAGGCCCTGGGACGCATCGTGCGCGGGGACAACTGCATCATGGTTGCCTCGGCCCGTGCGCTGCTGCGCTGCGTGCCGCCGGTCGAGAGTCGCTATTGGGAGTCCACCACTTTTGCGGTGGGCGAGGAGATTCCTTTTGACGAGGTGCCGCAGCGCCTGGTGGGCATGGGCTACACCAATGCCGGTGCCGCTGATGCGCCCGGTCTGTTCCGCGTTCACGGCGACACCGTCGAGGTGTTTCCCGCGCAGGAAAAGGCTCCCGTGCGCATTGAGTTCTTTGGCGACGAGATCGATCGCATACGCCGCATGGTGAGCTCCACGGGGCAGACCATCGGTAACGAGGACAGTATCGAGATCTTCCCCTGCCGCGAGCTGGCGCTTACCGACGAGGCGGTCCACAACATGCATGTGGCGCTCTATCGCGCCAGCCAGGACGATAGCAAGCTGGCGGCGCTGCTCGAGATGGTGGATGCGCGCATCGTCACGCCCGAGCTCGACCGCTTTTTGCCGGTGATGTACGGCCAGACCGTAAGCCCGTTGGCGCACGTGAGCGGCAAGGCACTCGTGGTTCTGTCCGAGCCGCGCTCGCTGTTCGACGACTGCCTGCGCGCCTACGAGGATATTGAGGCCCGTGCCGGCGAGGCAGGGATTGACCGCCTGGATGGTCTGTACGTGCGCGCCCAACAGCTCGATTTTGGTGCCCAGCAGCGCCTGAACTATGTGAGCCTCATCCGTGCCGGCGGTGCGGTGACGGCCGAGCTCAAGATTGAGCAGCCGGCCATCGCAGGCTCGGACAACCGTTTTATGACGCGCATCCAGGAAGTCGTGGGCAAGCGCTATGCCTGCGTGTTTGCCATTCCCGACCGCGGTGCGCGCGAGTCGATGGAGCTCACCTTTGGCGACGAGGGCATTACCTTTGAGGAATCGCTGACCGCGGCGCCCGAAAATGTCGGCGCTATCGGCGACCGCGTGCGCGTGGCAGCGGCGGATTCTGCCGATCGCACCGCCCGCCAGGAGGCCCACGCTTCCATTCGCGAGCGCAAGGCCGATGCGCTCAACGCCCGCTCGCTCGAGGCGGGCGCGGCCCAGGCTGCCGCCGGTGCCGCCGTGCCCACCATCTCGCGCGGACGCGTGACCTTTGTGGACGCCGCCCTGCCGCAGGGCGTGGTGGTGCCCGACGCCAACCTGGCCGTGTTCTCAATCGCCGACCTCAACGCCCGCATGGACGCCAACCGCGCGCGCAGCCGCCGCAAGGTGGACATTACGCAGATTACCTTCCCGTTTAAGCCGGGCGACTACGTCGTTCACGCCACCCATGGCATCGCGCTCTTTAGCGAGATCGCGCGCCAGGAAGTGGGCGGCAAGGAGCGCGACTACTTTTTGCTGGAATACGCCGACGGCGACAAGCTCTACGTGCCGCTGGAGCAGGTCGACCGCATCACGCGCTATGTTGGTCCCGACGGCGACAAGCCGCGCCTGACCAGACTCAACACCGCCGACTGGACGCGTGCCACCAACAAGGCGCGCAAGAATGCCAAAAAGCTGGCGTTTGACCTGGTTGACCTCTATACGCGTCGCTCATCGATCACCGGCATCGCCTGCCCGCCCGATACGCCCGAGCAGATCGAGATGGAGCAGAGCTTCCTCTACGACGAGACGCGCGACCAGCTGGAGGCCATCGCCGACATTAAGGCCGACATGGAGGCGCCCAAGCCCATGGACCGCCTGCTGTGCGGCGACGTGGGCTTTGGCAAGACCGAGGTCGCCCTGCGTGCGGCGTTTAAGTGCGTGGATTCCGGCCGACAGGTCATGGTGCTCTGCCCCACGACCATTCTGGCCCAGCAGCACTACGAGACGTTCTTTGAGCGCTTTGCCCCGTTTGGCCTTGAGGTCGAGGTGCTCAGCCGCTTCCGCACGCCGGCACAGCAAAGGCGCGCGCTCAAGGCGTTTGCCGAGGGCACGATTGATGTGCTCATCGGCACGCACCGTCTGCTTTCGGCCGATGTGAACCCCAAGAACCTGGGCCTGGTGATTATCGACGAGGAGCAGCGCTTTGGCGTGCAGCACAAGGAGCAGCTCAAGAACCTGCGCGAACAGATTGACGTGCTCACGCTTTCGGCCACGCCTATCCCGCGTACCATGCAGATGGCTACGAGCGGCGTGCGCGATATGAGCCTGATCACCACGCCGCCGACCGGGCGTCGTCCCGTGATCGTGCACGTGGGGGAGTACGACCCCGATGTGGTGAGCGCGGCGATTCGCCTGGAGGTGGGCCGCGGCGGCCAGGTGTACTACGTGTCCAACCGCGTTAAGACCATCGATGACGCCGTGGCGCGCGTGCATGAGGCCGCGCCCGAGGCGCGCGTGGGCGTGGCACACGGCAAGATGAGCCCGCGCGAGGTCGAGGACGTGATGATTGAGTTCGCGACCAAAAAGATCGATGTGCTCATCGCCACGACCATCGTGGAGAGCGGCATCGACAACGCAACGGCCAACACGCTGATCATCGAGGACTCGCAGCGCCTTGGCCTGGCGCAGCTCTACCAGCTCAAGGGCCGTGTGGGCCGCTCTGCCACGCAGGCCTACGCGTACTTTATGTTCCCCGGCGAGCTGCCGCTCACCGAGGAGGCAACGGCGCGCCTGACCGCACTTTCCGAGTTCCAGGACCTGGGCAGCGGCATGCGCATCGCCATGCGCGACCTAGAGATCCGTGGCGCCGGTTCGCTTATGGGAGCCGAGCAGCACGGCAACCTGTCGAGCGTGGGCTTTGATCTGTTTACGCAGATGCTGGGCCAGGCCGTGGCCGAGGCGCGCGGCGATGACGACGCCGGCGTGGAGGCGGCGAGCGTGGGCATTAACCTGCCGGCCGACTACTTCTTGTCCGAGGAGTACCTGCCGGCGGTGGACCAGCGCGTGCTCGTGTACCGTAAGCTCGCAGCGGCCGAGGACCTGGAGAGCATTGACGAGGTGCAGGAAGAGACCGAGGCCGCGCATGGTGAGCTGCCGTTGGCGGGACTCAACCTGTTCAATCGCGCGCGCATTCGTATTCGCGGCGAGCGCCTGGGGCTCGAGAGCGTCACGCTCAGCGGCGGACGCATCACGTTTTTGGGCGTCGACGTGCCCAAGAAGGTGGCCTATGAGCTTAAGACTCGCTATGGCGCGGTGAACTTCCCCAAGAGCCGCAAGCTCTCGGTGCCCTACAAGGCGGGCGCCGGTGCGGGCAGCGGCCTGGGCCGCGGCCTCGATGCCAACGACGGCACCGGCCCGGTGGCGGCCGCGCTCATGCTGCTGCGGCAATTGGGTGCTAGCGACGACGACTAA
- a CDS encoding ABC transporter ATP-binding protein has translation MSQRSTSPLKRSTVRRTLQRFWDVTRTQPLIVFLSVFSSAGYIFLLTFANTYVMALIVDRVQAGPVAGDQVFEVFGPYILALVLVNLVGQILSKLQDYTVYKLEIAGNYHLARLCFDTLSNQSMTFHTSRFGGSLVSQTSRFMSGYTGLVDVTVYSLIPTITSVICTVAALAPVVPAFTVILVGIMVVYIAFVWLMYKRIMPLSAATSAAQNKLSGVLSDAVTNILAVKTCGREDFERDLFDTADRAARDAETVSMHAMMQRNFTTSGLIVITMAVVSVFVAGGNAWFGISAGALVMIFTYTYNLTMRLNYVSSMMQRINRALGDAAEMTRVLDEPRLVADGENAPELKVCEGAIDFEHLSFAYRDAAAGESVFDDLTLHVAAGQRVGLVGKSGSGKTTLTKLLLRLDDVQGGRALVDGQDVSHCTQQSLRRQVAYVPQEALLFHRSIRENIAYGRPDATDEQIREAARLANALEFIDCLPHGFDTMVGERGVKLSGGQRQRVAIARAILTDAPILVLDEATSALDSESEALVQEALENLMRGRTSIVVAHRLSTVAALDRIVVLADGEIVEDGTHAQLVEAGGEYASLWSRQTGAFLEA, from the coding sequence ATGTCTCAGAGAAGCACCAGCCCGCTCAAGCGCTCCACCGTGCGCCGCACGTTGCAGCGTTTTTGGGATGTCACGCGCACGCAGCCGCTGATCGTCTTTCTCTCGGTATTCTCGTCGGCGGGCTATATCTTTTTGCTTACGTTTGCCAACACCTACGTGATGGCGCTTATCGTCGACCGCGTCCAGGCCGGCCCCGTGGCAGGCGACCAGGTGTTTGAGGTCTTTGGTCCTTACATTCTGGCGCTCGTGCTCGTTAACCTGGTAGGCCAGATTCTCTCCAAGCTGCAGGACTACACCGTCTACAAGCTCGAGATCGCGGGCAACTATCACCTGGCGCGCTTGTGCTTCGACACGCTCTCCAATCAATCCATGACATTCCACACCAGCCGATTTGGCGGATCGCTTGTGAGCCAAACGAGCCGTTTTATGAGCGGCTACACGGGTCTGGTGGACGTGACGGTGTATTCGCTCATCCCCACTATCACCTCGGTTATCTGCACGGTAGCGGCGCTCGCTCCGGTGGTGCCCGCATTTACCGTGATCCTGGTGGGCATCATGGTCGTCTACATTGCGTTTGTCTGGCTTATGTACAAGCGCATCATGCCGCTTTCGGCCGCGACGTCCGCCGCGCAGAACAAGCTGTCGGGCGTGCTGTCCGACGCGGTCACGAATATCCTGGCCGTCAAGACCTGCGGGCGCGAGGACTTTGAGCGCGACCTATTCGATACCGCCGACCGTGCCGCGCGCGATGCCGAAACGGTATCGATGCACGCCATGATGCAACGCAACTTTACGACCTCAGGCCTTATCGTCATCACCATGGCCGTGGTGAGTGTGTTCGTGGCGGGCGGCAACGCGTGGTTTGGCATCTCTGCCGGCGCGCTCGTCATGATCTTTACCTATACGTACAACCTCACCATGCGCCTGAACTACGTGAGCTCCATGATGCAGCGCATCAACCGCGCGCTGGGCGATGCGGCCGAGATGACGCGCGTGCTGGACGAGCCGCGTCTGGTGGCAGACGGCGAGAATGCCCCCGAGCTCAAGGTGTGCGAGGGCGCGATTGATTTTGAGCACTTGAGCTTTGCATACCGTGACGCCGCGGCGGGCGAGAGCGTGTTCGACGACCTGACGCTCCATGTGGCGGCGGGCCAGCGCGTGGGCCTGGTGGGCAAATCGGGCTCGGGCAAGACGACACTCACCAAGCTGTTGCTGCGCCTGGACGACGTTCAGGGAGGCCGCGCGCTCGTGGACGGCCAGGATGTATCGCACTGCACACAGCAGAGCCTGCGCCGTCAGGTTGCCTACGTGCCGCAGGAGGCGCTGCTGTTTCACCGCTCCATTCGTGAGAATATCGCCTACGGCCGCCCCGACGCCACCGACGAACAGATTCGTGAGGCAGCGCGCCTGGCCAATGCCCTGGAGTTTATCGACTGCCTGCCCCATGGCTTTGACACCATGGTGGGCGAGCGGGGCGTTAAGCTCTCGGGCGGCCAACGCCAGCGCGTGGCCATCGCCCGCGCCATCCTCACCGACGCGCCGATTCTGGTGCTCGACGAGGCGACGTCTGCCCTGGACAGTGAGTCCGAGGCGCTGGTGCAGGAGGCGCTCGAGAACCTGATGCGCGGGCGCACCTCCATTGTGGTGGCGCATCGCCTGTCCACCGTGGCGGCGCTCGATCGCATCGTGGTGTTGGCGGACGGTGAGATTGTCGAGGACGGCACACATGCGCAGCTTGTCGAGGCGGGCGGCGAATACGCAAGCCTGTGGAGCCGCCAGACCGGCGCATTTTTGGAGGCTTAA
- a CDS encoding rubrerythrin family protein produces the protein MDFENSQTKKNLETAFAGESQAHTKYRYYASKAKKDGYVQISNIFAETAGNESEHAKLWFKYLHDGAVPGTLDNLRDAAAGENYEWTTMYDEFAKTAEEEGFVEIAEKFRGVAAVEKAHEERYNKLVERIESGEVFEREGVKVWKCLNCGHLHVGAEAPEVCPVCNHPKAYFEEQVVNY, from the coding sequence ATGGATTTTGAGAATTCCCAAACCAAGAAGAACCTCGAGACCGCTTTTGCCGGTGAGTCCCAGGCACACACCAAGTATCGCTACTATGCATCCAAGGCCAAAAAGGACGGCTACGTTCAGATCTCGAATATTTTTGCCGAGACGGCGGGCAACGAGTCCGAGCACGCCAAGCTGTGGTTTAAGTATCTGCACGACGGCGCCGTTCCGGGCACTCTGGACAACCTGCGCGACGCCGCTGCGGGCGAGAACTACGAGTGGACCACGATGTACGACGAGTTCGCCAAGACCGCCGAGGAGGAGGGCTTTGTCGAGATCGCCGAGAAGTTCCGTGGCGTCGCCGCCGTCGAGAAGGCCCACGAGGAGCGCTACAACAAACTCGTCGAGCGCATCGAGTCGGGCGAGGTGTTTGAGCGTGAGGGCGTGAAGGTGTGGAAGTGCCTGAACTGCGGGCACCTGCACGTTGGTGCCGAGGCGCCTGAGGTGTGCCCGGTGTGTAACCACCCGAAGGCGTACTTTGAGGAGCAGGTGGTGAACTACTAG
- a CDS encoding zinc ribbon domain-containing protein has product MFCTKCGSEMPDGTDFCTNCGARMGTASPAAAPAEPASMPAAGMPPVQKKSHKRAVIIGICAAGVLVAGGAALALTGVLGPLGQGNSSQITVLGSDEGSAEHKDKGGAKEEPAEEQEESEEPEQTGSSVKVDLNDQATYAAANLFLSNFTEEHFDRDWYQAGDFDSTDGLSDDEKYKLVKFIWCHFIDNAPYRIEKGDYDNGNRQRVATDAVNRELNRLAGLTLSDADMTYDRTPEGQAIPDSAEAHDGYLYLKQEYGQGNYNPSCAIVTGAADLGDNIYELTYEVYSAGGMLLPSDIPESTYGLPKNQFIAAIQADASMGRTETCTVRVAQGDGAPIFTLLKMGVYD; this is encoded by the coding sequence ATGTTTTGCACCAAGTGTGGCTCCGAGATGCCCGACGGAACCGATTTTTGCACGAACTGTGGGGCACGCATGGGCACCGCTTCTCCGGCGGCCGCGCCTGCTGAGCCCGCATCGATGCCGGCGGCAGGGATGCCTCCCGTGCAGAAGAAGTCGCATAAGCGAGCGGTGATTATCGGCATATGTGCAGCGGGCGTGCTCGTTGCCGGCGGCGCTGCGCTGGCGCTGACCGGCGTGCTGGGTCCGCTTGGGCAGGGCAATTCATCGCAGATTACGGTGCTTGGGTCCGACGAGGGTTCGGCCGAGCACAAGGACAAGGGAGGCGCCAAGGAGGAGCCTGCTGAAGAGCAAGAAGAGTCGGAAGAGCCCGAGCAGACGGGCAGCAGTGTAAAGGTCGACCTCAACGACCAGGCAACCTATGCCGCCGCGAATCTGTTCCTGTCGAACTTTACGGAGGAACACTTCGATCGGGACTGGTATCAGGCGGGCGACTTCGATTCGACTGACGGACTTTCTGATGACGAGAAATACAAGCTGGTTAAGTTTATCTGGTGCCATTTTATTGACAACGCGCCGTATCGAATCGAGAAGGGTGACTATGACAACGGCAATCGCCAGCGCGTGGCGACTGATGCGGTCAATAGGGAACTCAACCGCTTGGCGGGCCTGACGCTTTCCGATGCCGATATGACTTATGACAGAACGCCGGAGGGGCAGGCGATTCCTGATTCGGCCGAAGCGCATGACGGGTACCTGTATCTGAAACAGGAATACGGCCAGGGAAATTACAACCCATCGTGTGCCATCGTTACGGGCGCGGCTGACCTTGGCGACAACATCTACGAGCTCACCTATGAGGTTTACAGTGCTGGCGGCATGTTACTTCCTTCCGACATCCCCGAGAGCACCTACGGCCTGCCAAAGAACCAGTTCATCGCCGCAATTCAAGCGGACGCATCCATGGGCCGTACCGAGACTTGCACGGTCCGCGTCGCGCAGGGCGACGGCGCTCCGATCTTCACACTGCTTAAAATGGGCGTCTACGACTAG
- the nth gene encoding endonuclease III produces MPRETNAAKRERAIEVCERLNRRYGPVECFLDHENPFRLLIAVLLSAQTTDAQVNKVTPRLFAQWPTPEAMAGASVADVADTIKSLGFYKSKAKHAVEAAQMIVADYGGVVPADMKELVKLPGVGRKTANIVLNVGYGIVEGIAVDTHVNRIAHRLMLSPKTHAKEPLKTEQDLLKILPHEYWESVNHQWITFGREICDARKPKCDECPLADLCPSVRVTG; encoded by the coding sequence ATGCCACGCGAGACCAATGCCGCCAAACGCGAGCGCGCCATCGAGGTGTGCGAGCGCCTTAACCGTCGCTATGGCCCGGTCGAGTGCTTCTTGGACCACGAGAATCCCTTTAGGCTGCTCATCGCGGTGCTGCTCTCGGCGCAAACGACCGACGCGCAAGTCAACAAGGTGACGCCGCGGCTGTTTGCCCAGTGGCCCACGCCCGAGGCCATGGCCGGGGCGAGTGTTGCCGACGTGGCGGACACGATCAAGTCGCTTGGCTTCTACAAGAGCAAGGCCAAACACGCCGTGGAAGCGGCGCAGATGATCGTTGCCGATTACGGCGGTGTAGTGCCGGCGGATATGAAGGAGCTCGTCAAACTGCCGGGTGTGGGGCGCAAGACGGCGAACATCGTGCTCAACGTGGGGTATGGCATTGTGGAAGGCATCGCGGTGGATACGCACGTCAACCGTATCGCGCATCGCCTGATGCTGAGTCCCAAGACGCACGCCAAAGAGCCGCTCAAGACCGAGCAGGATCTGCTCAAGATCTTGCCGCACGAGTATTGGGAGTCGGTCAATCACCAGTGGATCACCTTTGGCCGCGAAATCTGCGACGCCCGCAAACCCAAGTGCGACGAGTGCCCACTGGCAGACCTTTGCCCCAGCGTGCGCGTGACGGGGTAG
- a CDS encoding adenine glycosylase: MIQDPFRSMIRSEGVLRYRDLPWRRTRDPYIIWLSEVMLQQTQVPRVEARMPVWLDRFPTVQALAQAAPSDVLDAWQGMGYNRRALALHGAAQRVVEDWDGEFPRETRDLVALPGIGPATAQGIRSFAFDLPGVYLETNVRTVFLHHFFPDVPAVPDRELVPLIQAACPAAPGAAADEIAPFAVPQDDADTPRAWYYALLDYGAYLKKTLPNPSRRSAGYSRQSKFEGSRRQKRAHIVRMLLAARDGQPAGITLDEAVAGVNEMETAAGREPVERELVASILADLEREGFCGSEGDRWLSV; this comes from the coding sequence ATGATTCAGGACCCCTTTCGTTCGATGATTCGTTCGGAAGGGGTCCTGCGTTATCGCGACCTTCCGTGGCGCCGCACACGCGATCCGTACATCATTTGGCTTTCTGAGGTCATGCTGCAGCAAACGCAGGTGCCGCGTGTGGAGGCGCGCATGCCGGTGTGGCTCGATCGTTTTCCGACTGTGCAGGCGCTTGCCCAGGCCGCGCCTTCCGATGTTTTGGACGCTTGGCAGGGCATGGGCTACAACCGACGCGCTCTGGCGCTTCATGGGGCCGCTCAGCGCGTTGTAGAGGACTGGGACGGGGAGTTTCCGCGTGAGACGCGTGACTTGGTCGCTCTGCCCGGCATTGGCCCGGCAACGGCGCAGGGCATCCGTTCGTTTGCGTTTGATCTTCCAGGCGTGTATCTAGAGACCAATGTGCGCACGGTCTTTTTGCATCATTTCTTTCCCGATGTGCCGGCCGTTCCCGATCGCGAGCTGGTGCCGCTGATTCAAGCCGCCTGTCCGGCGGCCCCTGGTGCGGCGGCGGATGAGATTGCGCCCTTTGCCGTGCCTCAAGACGATGCCGACACGCCGCGCGCATGGTATTACGCGTTGCTGGATTACGGCGCGTATCTTAAAAAGACGCTGCCCAATCCGTCCAGGCGGTCGGCGGGCTATAGTCGTCAGTCCAAGTTTGAGGGCTCGCGTCGCCAAAAGCGCGCCCACATTGTGCGCATGCTGCTGGCGGCGCGCGATGGACAACCGGCAGGTATTACGCTCGATGAAGCCGTTGCAGGCGTTAACGAGATGGAGACGGCAGCCGGCCGAGAGCCGGTCGAGCGCGAGCTGGTCGCAAGCATTCTTGCCGATCTGGAGCGCGAGGGCTTTTGCGGCTCCGAGGGCGATCGTTGGCTGAGTGTGTAG
- the rmuC gene encoding DNA recombination protein RmuC codes for MSAIDIVLVVIALVAVGVAVVCAMQLKGLRAELRERGGNDAETLAALEQANSTLDALNAALTETRRTASAIAQQQTTDAAVEQQRYLTIAREFSQAGDRMDDLRRETAQQLGANREGIEHRLDKVRETVDAQLGAIRKDNNVQLDQMRATVDEKLSRTLNDRLSASFKQVSDQLEAVYKGLGDMQSIATGVGDLKRVLGNVKARGILGEVQLGAILADILTPDQYLENVATKPGASERVEFAVKLPVDEGDPVLLPIDSKFPGDAYEHLLDAQESGDVEAVAAARKTLDMMVKREAKDICEKYLSVPSTTNFGILFVPFEGLYAEVVSRPGLIETLGRDYHVNVAGPSTMAAILNSLQMSYQTFRLQKRTDDVLRVLSAVKAELPRYQAALRRAQQQIETAGKTVEGIITTRTNVMERKLKDIDALEDAREADEILGLESAGLLADQKDED; via the coding sequence ATGTCTGCTATTGATATCGTGCTTGTTGTGATTGCCTTGGTCGCGGTGGGAGTTGCCGTGGTTTGCGCCATGCAGCTTAAAGGTCTTCGTGCCGAGTTGCGAGAGCGTGGCGGCAACGACGCGGAGACGCTCGCGGCGCTCGAGCAGGCCAACAGCACGCTCGATGCCCTCAACGCCGCGCTGACGGAAACCCGCCGCACGGCAAGCGCCATCGCGCAGCAGCAGACGACCGACGCCGCCGTAGAGCAGCAGCGCTACCTGACCATCGCGCGTGAGTTCTCGCAGGCTGGCGACCGTATGGATGACCTGCGCCGTGAGACGGCCCAACAGCTTGGCGCCAACCGCGAGGGCATCGAGCACCGCCTGGACAAGGTGCGCGAGACGGTCGATGCCCAGCTGGGCGCCATCCGCAAGGACAACAACGTTCAGCTCGATCAGATGCGCGCGACGGTGGACGAGAAACTCTCCCGTACGCTCAACGATCGCCTGTCTGCATCGTTTAAGCAGGTGAGCGACCAGCTCGAGGCCGTGTACAAGGGCCTGGGCGATATGCAATCTATCGCCACCGGCGTGGGCGACCTTAAGCGCGTGCTGGGCAACGTCAAGGCGCGCGGCATTTTGGGCGAGGTGCAGCTGGGCGCAATCCTGGCGGACATCCTTACGCCCGACCAGTATCTGGAAAACGTCGCCACTAAGCCCGGCGCCTCGGAGCGCGTTGAGTTTGCCGTCAAACTGCCGGTAGACGAGGGCGATCCCGTGCTGCTGCCGATTGACTCCAAGTTTCCCGGCGATGCGTATGAGCACTTGCTCGACGCGCAAGAGTCGGGTGATGTCGAGGCCGTCGCCGCAGCGCGCAAGACGCTCGATATGATGGTGAAGCGCGAGGCCAAGGACATTTGCGAGAAGTACCTGAGCGTGCCCTCGACGACCAACTTTGGCATTCTGTTCGTGCCGTTTGAGGGCCTGTACGCCGAGGTCGTCAGCCGCCCCGGGCTTATCGAGACCCTGGGCCGCGACTATCACGTCAACGTTGCCGGCCCCAGCACCATGGCCGCCATCCTCAACAGCCTGCAGATGAGCTATCAGACGTTTAGGCTGCAAAAACGTACCGACGACGTGCTGCGCGTGCTTTCCGCCGTCAAGGCTGAGCTGCCGCGCTATCAGGCGGCGCTGCGTCGCGCGCAGCAGCAGATCGAGACCGCGGGCAAGACGGTCGAGGGCATTATCACCACGCGCACTAACGTCATGGAGCGCAAGCTCAAGGACATCGACGCGCTGGAAGACGCGCGGGAGGCCGACGAGATTTTGGGCTTGGAGTCTGCAGGCCTGCTCGCAGACCAAAAAGACGAGGACTAG